Proteins encoded by one window of Kribbella italica:
- the der gene encoding ribosome biogenesis GTPase Der, whose product MSDLPTGYEYDAEPSRDDDTGPVPVLAIVGRPNVGKSTLVNRIIGRREAVVEDTPGVTRDRVSYDADWAGRSFTVVDTGGWDPDAVGMAALVAAQAEVAIHAADAVLFVVDATVGITDADEAVVRVLRKSGKPVVLAANKVDDQRVEAEAMNLWSLGIGEPFPISAMHGRGTGDMLDAVLAALPEAPPERDPESGGPRRVAVVGKPNVGKSSLLNKVAKEDRVVVSDVSGTTVDPVDELITLGGKQWRFIDTAGIRRKVKNVQGHEYYASLRTNSAIERAEVVVVVVDASEPMTEQDLRIMDMVEQAGKALVIAYNKWDMVDEDRRYYLEKEIDRDLVQLRWAPRVNISALTGRHMEKLVPAIEAALDGWETRVPTGQLNAFLGRLVAAHPHPVRSGKQPKILFGTQATTMPPTFAIFTSGQIEPSYQRFIERRLREDFGFVGSPVHVQIRARQKKAKR is encoded by the coding sequence ATGAGTGACCTGCCCACCGGCTACGAGTACGACGCCGAGCCGTCGCGCGACGACGACACCGGCCCCGTGCCCGTCCTGGCGATCGTGGGCCGCCCCAACGTCGGCAAGTCGACGCTGGTGAACCGGATCATCGGCCGCCGCGAGGCGGTCGTGGAGGACACCCCGGGCGTGACCCGGGACCGCGTCTCGTACGACGCGGACTGGGCCGGCCGGTCCTTCACGGTCGTCGACACCGGCGGCTGGGACCCGGACGCGGTCGGGATGGCCGCGCTGGTCGCCGCCCAGGCCGAGGTCGCGATCCACGCCGCCGACGCGGTGCTGTTCGTGGTCGACGCGACCGTCGGCATCACCGACGCCGACGAGGCCGTGGTCCGGGTGCTGCGCAAGTCCGGCAAGCCCGTCGTACTCGCCGCGAACAAGGTCGACGACCAGCGGGTCGAGGCCGAGGCGATGAACCTGTGGAGTCTCGGGATCGGCGAGCCGTTCCCGATCTCCGCCATGCACGGGCGCGGGACCGGCGACATGCTGGACGCCGTACTGGCCGCCCTGCCGGAGGCGCCGCCGGAGCGCGACCCCGAGAGCGGGGGACCGCGCCGGGTCGCGGTCGTCGGCAAGCCGAACGTGGGCAAGTCCTCCCTGCTGAACAAGGTCGCCAAGGAGGACCGGGTCGTCGTCAGCGACGTGTCCGGCACCACGGTGGACCCGGTCGACGAGCTGATCACGCTCGGTGGCAAGCAGTGGCGCTTCATCGACACCGCCGGCATCCGGCGCAAGGTGAAGAACGTCCAGGGCCACGAGTACTACGCCAGCCTGCGGACCAACAGCGCGATCGAGCGGGCCGAGGTGGTCGTCGTCGTGGTCGACGCCTCGGAGCCGATGACCGAGCAGGACCTGCGGATCATGGACATGGTCGAGCAGGCCGGCAAGGCGCTCGTGATCGCCTACAACAAGTGGGACATGGTCGACGAGGACCGGCGCTACTACCTGGAGAAGGAGATCGACCGCGATCTCGTTCAGCTGCGCTGGGCCCCCCGGGTGAACATCAGCGCCCTGACCGGCCGGCACATGGAGAAGCTGGTCCCGGCCATCGAGGCGGCGCTGGACGGCTGGGAGACCCGTGTCCCGACCGGCCAGCTGAACGCGTTCCTCGGCCGGTTGGTTGCCGCGCACCCCCATCCGGTCCGGTCCGGCAAGCAGCCGAAGATCCTGTTCGGCACCCAGGCCACCACGATGCCGCCGACCTTCGCGATCTTCACCTCCGGGCAGATCGAGCCGTCGTACCAGCGGTTCATCGAACGCCGCCTGCGCGAGGATTTCGGCTTCGTCGGCAGTCCCGTGCACGTCCAGATCCGGGCCCGGCAGAAGAAGGCGAAACGCTGA
- a CDS encoding bifunctional 5,10-methylenetetrahydrofolate dehydrogenase/5,10-methenyltetrahydrofolate cyclohydrolase yields MTSDNNTARPMIGTDLAADMVAQAAVRAKKLQDETGVQPCLAAVLVGDDPASATYVRMKQNRSKKAGIGSVSVVLPASTTTEELVAELTRLSNDPTVHGILLQHPVPAQIDERAAFEAIAPAKDVDGVTMHSFAAMAFGEPGFRSCTPGGILRLLQTYDVPLSGAHAVVIGRSPILGKPAGMLLLASNATVTYTHSRTKGLPALVRQADIVVAAVGKPNFVRGEWLKPGAVVVDAGYNEGNVGDVHAEEAAAVASLLTPVPGGVGPMTIALLLEQTVDAAEAQNARS; encoded by the coding sequence ATGACTTCAGACAACAACACCGCCCGGCCGATGATCGGTACCGACCTCGCCGCCGACATGGTGGCCCAGGCCGCCGTCCGCGCCAAGAAGCTGCAGGACGAGACCGGCGTCCAGCCCTGCCTGGCGGCGGTGCTGGTGGGGGACGACCCCGCGTCGGCGACGTACGTACGGATGAAGCAGAACCGGAGCAAGAAGGCCGGCATCGGCTCGGTCAGCGTCGTGCTGCCGGCGTCGACCACCACTGAAGAGCTGGTCGCCGAGCTGACGAGGCTGTCCAACGACCCGACCGTGCACGGGATCCTGCTGCAGCACCCGGTCCCGGCGCAGATCGACGAGCGCGCCGCGTTCGAGGCGATCGCGCCGGCCAAGGACGTCGACGGCGTCACCATGCACTCGTTCGCCGCGATGGCCTTCGGCGAGCCGGGCTTCCGCTCGTGCACCCCCGGCGGGATCCTGCGGCTGCTGCAGACGTACGACGTACCGCTGTCCGGTGCGCACGCCGTCGTCATCGGCCGCAGCCCGATCCTCGGCAAGCCGGCCGGAATGTTGCTGCTGGCATCTAATGCGACCGTCACCTACACGCACTCGCGGACGAAGGGCCTGCCGGCACTGGTGCGTCAGGCCGACATCGTGGTCGCTGCGGTCGGCAAGCCGAACTTCGTCCGCGGTGAGTGGCTGAAGCCCGGCGCCGTCGTGGTCGATGCCGGGTACAACGAAGGCAACGTCGGCGACGTGCACGCGGAGGAGGCCGCGGCGGTCGCGAGCCTGCTCACGCCTGTGCCCGGCGGCGTCGGCCCGATGACGATCGCCCTCCTGCTGGAGCAGACCGTCGACGCGGCGGAAGCGCAAAACGCCCGCAGCTGA
- a CDS encoding beta-N-acetylglucosaminidase domain-containing protein: MRRFGPAMAVAAALALAVQPFALSAQAGRTPPGRTSPGAVATISSGKASVNPEPQQTTPRRDGFELGRTVGLVRGPTTDADAERVVRATLERAGVRTIRVTDGADPRTDVTVWLGGNDRALEDLDVASPAGLPAEGYVVAVGTHRGRHHVVLAGVDKDGTYYAARALDQLVPGQRTAADELAGGQPATVVAGHSAYGRQLAGIEIRDWPTMRYRGSIEGFYGTPWSHADRLDHLDYLGAHRMNTYEYAPKDDPYHREQWRDPYPADKLAKLGELVNRARGNKVDFTFALSPGLSICYTADADYQALVAKFEALYALGARSFNVPLDDIDYNTWHCDADRAKYGTGGGAAGQAQSELLNRIQREWVATKPGVAPLQMVPTEYYNVSETPYKKALREQLDAAVVVHWTGIGVVPKTITAAQAAQAKAVFGHDILIWDNYPVNDYAAGRLLLADYSGRERGIADHVVGVISNPMNQAAVSKIALSAFAELGWKPSTYDERAAWERALSERAGGDRRTIEALKVFADLNTYDTTLHPESAPELAARIDAFWTAYGDDAKGGATAGERAIRKLRPYFQAVTRAPAQIRAGVIDPAFGDEAKAWLDATVLWGQALEQSLALLAAIDDGDGATAWAKRQQVDKLTGQAKAIRDVREPHSGTYPRIGEGVVDTFLARAGQVHDEWMGLVPRRTATASIPTYAENGPARMVDGDESTFYWSNRAPAANDEIRVDLGAPREIGAIAVLMGKDGSPDDFIQSGALEWSADGETWTELARATSAEVRATAPAGTKARYVRYRASAANASNWLVVRELSVQVTDGSELVLTASGGPAPAEGSALARAVDGDVGTAYVAGAGPGEGDALTVTASAAAVVDRVTVLQRAGAVAAGRVDVHTAAGWREIGVVRSAYTALRVSGTVDAVRVRWTAGATAPQVAEVILRKATG, from the coding sequence ATGCGCCGATTCGGCCCAGCGATGGCAGTTGCCGCCGCGCTCGCACTCGCCGTCCAGCCCTTCGCTCTGTCCGCCCAAGCCGGCCGGACGCCTCCCGGCCGGACGTCTCCCGGCGCGGTGGCGACCATCAGCTCCGGCAAGGCGTCGGTGAACCCCGAGCCTCAGCAGACCACCCCGCGCCGGGACGGCTTCGAGCTCGGCCGGACCGTCGGGCTGGTTCGGGGTCCGACCACCGACGCCGATGCCGAACGGGTCGTCCGCGCGACGCTCGAGCGTGCGGGCGTCCGCACGATTCGGGTCACCGACGGCGCGGATCCGCGGACCGATGTCACCGTCTGGCTCGGCGGCAACGACCGTGCGTTGGAGGACCTCGACGTCGCCTCGCCGGCCGGGCTCCCGGCCGAGGGGTATGTCGTTGCTGTGGGCACCCATCGTGGACGTCACCACGTCGTGCTCGCCGGTGTGGACAAGGACGGGACGTACTATGCCGCACGCGCCCTGGACCAGTTGGTGCCCGGTCAGCGCACGGCAGCGGACGAGCTCGCCGGCGGTCAGCCCGCGACCGTCGTCGCCGGGCACTCGGCGTACGGACGGCAGCTGGCCGGGATCGAGATCCGGGACTGGCCGACCATGCGGTACCGCGGGTCGATCGAGGGGTTCTACGGGACGCCGTGGTCGCACGCCGATCGGCTCGACCACCTGGACTACCTCGGGGCGCACCGGATGAACACCTACGAGTACGCGCCGAAGGACGACCCGTACCACCGTGAGCAGTGGCGCGATCCGTACCCGGCGGACAAGCTCGCCAAGCTGGGGGAGTTGGTGAACCGGGCCCGGGGCAACAAGGTCGACTTCACCTTCGCGCTCTCGCCAGGCCTGTCGATCTGCTACACCGCCGACGCCGACTACCAGGCGCTGGTCGCGAAGTTCGAGGCGCTGTACGCACTGGGGGCGCGGTCGTTCAACGTCCCGCTCGACGACATCGACTACAACACCTGGCACTGCGACGCCGACCGCGCCAAGTACGGCACGGGTGGCGGCGCGGCGGGTCAGGCGCAGAGTGAGCTGCTGAACCGCATCCAGCGCGAGTGGGTCGCGACGAAGCCGGGAGTCGCCCCGCTGCAGATGGTGCCGACCGAGTACTACAACGTCTCCGAGACGCCGTACAAGAAGGCGCTGCGCGAGCAGCTGGACGCGGCCGTCGTCGTGCACTGGACGGGGATCGGTGTGGTCCCGAAGACGATTACCGCCGCGCAGGCCGCCCAGGCGAAGGCGGTGTTCGGCCACGACATCCTGATCTGGGACAACTACCCGGTCAACGACTACGCGGCCGGGCGGTTGCTGCTGGCCGACTACAGCGGCCGCGAACGAGGCATCGCCGACCATGTCGTCGGCGTGATCTCGAACCCGATGAACCAGGCCGCGGTCAGCAAGATCGCGCTCTCCGCGTTCGCCGAGCTGGGCTGGAAGCCGTCGACGTACGACGAGCGAGCGGCCTGGGAACGCGCTCTCTCCGAGCGGGCCGGCGGGGATCGGCGGACGATCGAGGCGCTGAAGGTGTTCGCGGACCTGAACACGTACGACACGACGCTGCACCCGGAGTCCGCGCCGGAGCTGGCCGCGCGGATCGACGCGTTCTGGACGGCGTACGGGGACGACGCGAAGGGCGGCGCCACGGCCGGGGAGAGGGCGATCCGGAAGCTGCGGCCTTACTTCCAGGCCGTGACGCGGGCCCCCGCGCAGATCCGTGCCGGGGTGATCGACCCGGCGTTCGGCGACGAGGCGAAGGCGTGGCTGGATGCGACGGTGCTGTGGGGACAAGCGCTCGAGCAGTCCCTCGCGCTGCTGGCCGCGATCGACGACGGTGACGGCGCGACGGCCTGGGCGAAGCGTCAGCAAGTCGACAAGTTGACTGGTCAGGCGAAAGCGATCCGGGACGTCCGGGAGCCGCACTCCGGGACCTACCCGCGGATCGGCGAGGGCGTGGTTGACACGTTCCTGGCGCGGGCCGGGCAGGTGCACGACGAGTGGATGGGACTGGTGCCGCGGCGGACGGCGACGGCGAGCATCCCGACGTACGCGGAGAACGGGCCGGCCCGGATGGTCGACGGCGACGAGTCGACGTTCTACTGGAGCAACCGCGCTCCGGCGGCGAACGACGAGATCCGGGTCGACCTCGGTGCGCCGCGGGAGATCGGCGCGATCGCCGTACTGATGGGCAAGGACGGGAGCCCGGACGACTTCATCCAGTCCGGGGCGCTGGAGTGGTCGGCGGACGGCGAGACGTGGACCGAGCTGGCCCGCGCGACGTCCGCCGAGGTCCGCGCGACGGCTCCGGCCGGGACGAAGGCGCGGTACGTGCGCTACCGGGCCTCGGCCGCTAATGCGTCCAACTGGTTGGTTGTTAGAGAGCTATCGGTTCAGGTCACGGACGGGTCCGAGCTGGTGCTGACGGCCTCCGGTGGACCAGCGCCTGCCGAGGGATCCGCGTTGGCGCGGGCTGTCGACGGAGATGTCGGTACGGCGTACGTGGCGGGCGCGGGGCCGGGGGAGGGTGACGCGCTGACCGTGACGGCCTCGGCTGCGGCTGTGGTGGATCGGGTGACCGTGCTGCAGCGGGCCGGTGCGGTCGCGGCGGGTCGGGTGGACGTCCACACCGCTGCGGGCTGGCGGGAGATTGGTGTGGTGCGTTCGGCGTACACGGCGCTTCGGGTGAGCGGCACGGTCGATGCCGTGCGAGTGCGGTGGACCGCCGGGGCGACCGCGCCGCAGGTCGCCGAGGTGATCCTGCGCAAGGCGACTGGGTAA
- the aroH gene encoding chorismate mutase, translated as MAVRAIRGATQLDADEREHLLERTAELVRAVLEANDLSSEDLISILFTVTPDLSSEFPAVAGRQIGLTDVPLMCMQEIAVPHALPRVVRMMLHTESARSREKIQHVYLHGATALRPDLTGAQ; from the coding sequence GTGGCGGTACGGGCGATCCGGGGTGCCACCCAGCTGGACGCGGACGAGCGCGAGCACCTGCTCGAGCGGACGGCCGAGCTGGTCCGGGCGGTGCTGGAGGCGAACGATCTCAGCTCCGAGGACCTGATCAGCATCCTGTTCACCGTCACGCCCGACCTGAGCTCGGAGTTCCCCGCGGTGGCCGGCCGGCAGATCGGCCTGACCGACGTACCGCTGATGTGCATGCAGGAGATCGCCGTTCCGCACGCTCTGCCGCGGGTGGTCCGGATGATGCTGCACACCGAGTCGGCGCGGTCGCGGGAAAAGATCCAGCACGTCTACCTGCACGGCGCCACCGCGCTGCGCCCGGACCTGACGGGCGCCCAGTGA
- a CDS encoding lysophospholipid acyltransferase family protein, giving the protein MTAELTRHQELPRTDDLPTLPYRTGSVVRHIIRPYLRWRYALTVHHEDLFPRTGPVLLAPNHVGLLDGPLLGATAPRMLHQLGKIEAFNGLQGKFLHLAGQIAVDRTTYDVLAIRKAIKVLRDGNVMSIYPEGTRGRGDFRRIRTGVAYLAMVTGAPILPVALLGTRLPGGSVERYPPRGSRVDVVYGEPFTVERVPFPRRHTDVRAVADQIGDVLRAHVQAAVAATGHPLPGKPDQKDPDE; this is encoded by the coding sequence ATGACAGCCGAACTGACGAGGCACCAGGAGCTGCCCCGCACCGACGACCTGCCGACGCTGCCGTACCGGACGGGCAGTGTGGTCCGGCACATCATCAGGCCGTACCTGCGCTGGCGCTACGCCCTGACCGTCCACCACGAGGACCTGTTCCCGCGGACCGGACCGGTGCTGCTCGCGCCGAACCACGTCGGCCTGCTGGACGGCCCGCTGCTGGGCGCGACCGCGCCGCGGATGCTGCACCAGCTCGGCAAGATCGAGGCGTTCAACGGGCTGCAGGGCAAGTTCCTGCACCTGGCCGGGCAGATCGCGGTCGACCGGACGACGTACGACGTGCTGGCGATCCGGAAGGCGATCAAGGTGCTCCGCGACGGCAACGTGATGAGCATCTACCCCGAGGGCACCCGTGGCCGCGGCGACTTCCGCAGGATCCGGACCGGAGTGGCCTACCTGGCCATGGTCACCGGGGCCCCGATCCTGCCCGTAGCCCTGCTCGGCACCCGCCTGCCGGGTGGCAGTGTGGAGCGGTATCCCCCCAGGGGGAGCCGGGTCGACGTCGTGTACGGCGAACCTTTCACCGTGGAGCGCGTACCCTTTCCTCGGAGGCACACCGACGTACGGGCGGTGGCCGACCAGATCGGCGACGTCTTGCGGGCGCATGTCCAGGCCGCCGTCGCAGCCACCGGCCACCCGCTTCCGGGCAAGCCAGACCAGAAGGATCCTGATGAGTGA
- a CDS encoding TetR/AcrR family transcriptional regulator: protein MPRPLVPNRRERLLDAAEALVLDRGFDAMSVAAIAAAAGIGKGAVYLEFAGKREILDALLRRGTERLQAAADLGARPRLGAAYRAAVRVLLEDRLMTAAFLDDRGVLGSHVGTVTDGRYRERHQGVVEWLRSLQAQGMLVADVAPEHVALALSSATIGLLSAARLIGPLDAAQLEGALDALARMAATFEP from the coding sequence ATGCCGCGCCCGCTCGTCCCGAACCGGCGCGAACGGCTCCTGGACGCCGCCGAGGCGCTCGTGCTCGACCGCGGTTTCGACGCGATGAGCGTCGCCGCGATCGCTGCCGCGGCGGGGATCGGCAAGGGCGCCGTGTACCTCGAGTTCGCCGGCAAGCGCGAGATCCTGGACGCGCTGCTGCGCCGGGGTACCGAACGCCTCCAGGCCGCGGCCGATCTCGGCGCGCGGCCGCGGCTCGGTGCGGCGTACCGAGCCGCCGTACGGGTTCTACTGGAGGACCGGTTGATGACTGCGGCGTTCCTCGACGACCGGGGTGTGCTCGGCAGCCATGTCGGCACGGTCACCGACGGCCGGTACCGCGAACGTCACCAGGGCGTTGTCGAGTGGCTGCGATCCCTGCAGGCACAGGGAATGCTGGTCGCCGACGTCGCGCCCGAGCACGTCGCCCTCGCGTTGTCGAGCGCGACGATCGGCCTGCTGTCGGCGGCACGGCTGATCGGGCCGCTCGACGCCGCGCAGCTCGAGGGCGCGCTCGACGCACTCGCCCGGATGGCAGCGACCTTCGAGCCCTGA
- the cmk gene encoding (d)CMP kinase → MIIAVDGPSGSGKSSTARGVATRLGLKYLDTGAMYRAVTWSVLEAGLDLTDTATVAERARAVDLGISTDPQLAHFTADGTDVTEAIRDPRISENVSRIATNLEVRKELIRRQREIIDDAQPGGGIVVEGRDIATVVATDAELKVLLTADQDARMARRKAELAEGALTAEQLRDQIVRRDADDATVSQFEVASDGAVTIDSTHLTLEEVIDVISRLAKEAEAAPPRDPRES, encoded by the coding sequence ATGATCATCGCTGTCGACGGCCCGAGCGGTTCCGGTAAATCGAGCACGGCCCGCGGAGTGGCCACCAGACTGGGGCTGAAGTACCTGGACACCGGTGCGATGTACCGCGCCGTCACCTGGTCGGTGCTGGAGGCCGGGCTCGACCTGACCGACACCGCCACGGTCGCCGAGCGCGCCCGCGCGGTCGACCTGGGGATCAGCACCGACCCGCAGCTGGCCCACTTCACCGCTGACGGCACCGACGTCACCGAGGCGATCCGTGACCCGCGGATCAGCGAGAACGTGTCGAGGATCGCCACCAACCTCGAGGTCCGCAAGGAGCTGATCCGGCGCCAGCGCGAGATCATCGACGACGCCCAGCCGGGCGGCGGGATCGTGGTCGAGGGACGTGACATCGCGACCGTGGTCGCCACCGACGCCGAGCTCAAGGTGCTGCTGACCGCCGACCAGGACGCCCGGATGGCCCGCCGCAAGGCCGAGCTGGCCGAGGGGGCGCTGACCGCGGAGCAGCTGCGCGACCAGATCGTCCGCCGGGACGCCGACGACGCCACCGTGTCGCAGTTCGAGGTCGCCTCGGACGGTGCGGTGACGATCGACTCCACCCACCTGACCCTGGAGGAGGTCATCGACGTGATCAGCCGGCTCGCGAAGGAGGCCGAGGCCGCGCCGCCACGCGACCCGCGGGAGTCATGA
- a CDS encoding alpha/beta fold hydrolase → MDVRRTTVAVTGATVSLLEWAPVDPIGPAVLLLHGGGADNAELSWAQVGATLADAGYRVIASDHPGFGQSPRASWPLTQQHLIQYVGELADVLGLDDYVIGGLSLGGGLALGHLLDRPGAARGAMLLGSFGIMPRLTDGPLSRANQLTTYALLRSGLLAAMTRGYARNPGAMERGLRAIVRNPAARTPELVRAVVDEAASGESLRTFGEWQRDQVLWDRLRTDYTDRLPGIPTPVLLVHGDRDSGVPIARARAAAELLPHATLLTVDGAGHWVQRDRPDLVVPALLDFVRGLG, encoded by the coding sequence ATGGACGTACGACGGACGACGGTCGCCGTAACGGGCGCGACGGTCTCGCTGCTGGAGTGGGCACCGGTCGATCCGATCGGCCCGGCCGTCCTACTGCTGCACGGCGGCGGGGCCGACAACGCCGAGCTCTCCTGGGCGCAGGTCGGCGCCACGCTCGCGGACGCGGGCTACCGCGTGATCGCCTCTGACCACCCCGGCTTCGGGCAGAGTCCGCGGGCGAGCTGGCCGCTGACGCAGCAGCACCTGATCCAGTACGTCGGCGAACTGGCCGACGTACTCGGCCTCGACGACTACGTGATCGGCGGTCTGTCGCTCGGCGGAGGCCTGGCGCTCGGGCATCTCCTCGACCGGCCGGGTGCCGCGCGCGGTGCGATGCTCCTCGGATCGTTCGGGATCATGCCGCGACTGACCGACGGCCCGTTGAGCCGGGCGAATCAGCTCACCACCTACGCCCTCCTGCGCTCCGGCTTGCTCGCCGCCATGACGCGCGGGTACGCACGCAACCCCGGCGCGATGGAGCGCGGCCTGCGCGCGATCGTCCGCAACCCGGCGGCGCGGACGCCGGAGCTGGTCCGGGCCGTCGTCGACGAGGCCGCGTCGGGCGAGAGTCTGCGGACCTTCGGCGAGTGGCAGCGCGATCAGGTGTTGTGGGACAGACTCCGCACCGACTACACCGATCGCCTGCCCGGGATCCCGACCCCTGTCCTCCTCGTCCACGGCGACCGGGACAGCGGCGTACCGATCGCTCGCGCGCGGGCCGCTGCGGAGCTCCTCCCCCACGCGACACTGCTGACGGTCGACGGCGCTGGGCACTGGGTGCAGCGCGATCGGCCGGACCTGGTCGTACCGGCCCTGCTGGACTTCGTCCGAGGGCTCGGCTGA
- a CDS encoding prephenate dehydrogenase, which yields MTETAALRGPVRIVGTGLIGTSIGLALARLGVVVELVDGDPDNALMAERIGAGSRLVQLEPQLVVVAVPPDHVGTVIAEQLEQTDAVVTDAASVKGKPLADAKALAEAAGRGGDLTRYVGSHPMAGSERNGPLAGRADLFEGATWAITPHETSDPAAVELVRRLAEACGARTVELSVPDHDLAVARVSHLPQLMSSLAAGTLVDAPTEHLELSGQGVRDVTRIAASDPGMWTQIVAANSPALSGLLEQIRDELDRLLIALSKEKTDDEVTAVLRRGVSGAVRVPGKHGTPHIELVPVLVTIPDRPGQLARLFADAAASGANVEDLRIDHSPGRPVGEVELAVKPASVEQLVDVLTERGWSVHR from the coding sequence GTGACAGAGACTGCCGCGTTGCGCGGGCCGGTGCGGATCGTCGGCACCGGTTTGATCGGTACGTCGATCGGTCTGGCCCTCGCGCGCCTCGGCGTGGTCGTCGAGCTGGTCGACGGCGACCCGGACAACGCCCTGATGGCCGAGCGGATCGGCGCCGGCTCGCGCCTGGTCCAGCTCGAGCCGCAGCTCGTCGTCGTCGCCGTCCCGCCGGACCACGTCGGCACGGTCATCGCCGAGCAGCTGGAGCAGACCGACGCCGTCGTCACCGACGCGGCCAGCGTGAAGGGCAAACCCCTCGCCGACGCCAAGGCGCTCGCCGAAGCCGCCGGCCGCGGAGGCGACCTCACCCGGTACGTCGGCAGCCACCCGATGGCCGGCTCGGAGCGCAACGGCCCGCTGGCCGGTCGCGCCGACCTGTTCGAGGGCGCGACCTGGGCGATCACCCCGCACGAGACCAGCGACCCGGCCGCCGTCGAGCTCGTACGACGGCTCGCCGAGGCGTGTGGCGCGCGGACCGTCGAGCTGTCCGTCCCGGACCACGACCTGGCCGTCGCCCGCGTCTCGCACCTGCCGCAGCTGATGTCGTCGCTGGCCGCGGGCACGCTGGTCGACGCACCCACCGAGCATCTGGAGCTGTCCGGCCAGGGCGTGCGCGACGTCACCCGGATCGCCGCCAGCGACCCCGGCATGTGGACCCAGATCGTCGCGGCCAACTCGCCCGCGCTGAGCGGCCTGCTGGAGCAGATCCGCGACGAGCTGGACCGGCTGTTGATTGCCCTGAGCAAGGAAAAAACCGATGACGAGGTCACGGCGGTACTGCGCCGCGGTGTCTCCGGCGCGGTCCGCGTCCCGGGCAAGCACGGTACGCCGCACATCGAGCTCGTCCCCGTCCTCGTCACGATCCCCGACCGCCCCGGCCAGCTGGCCCGGTTGTTCGCCGACGCGGCCGCGTCCGGCGCCAACGTCGAGGACCTGCGGATCGATCACAGCCCGGGCCGGCCGGTCGGTGAGGTCGAGCTGGCGGTCAAACCGGCGTCGGTGGAGCAGCTGGTCGACGTACTGACCGAGCGCGGCTGGTCCGTGCACCGGTAA